A DNA window from Vagococcus penaei contains the following coding sequences:
- a CDS encoding metal-dependent transcriptional regulator yields MKKSSSNKEDYLKAIYENNGIDEFVSNKTLSQHLNVSPASVTEMVEKLQSDGLLEYKPYTGVKLTLNGLNQTITIIRNHRIIETFLYDKLGYSLHDLHHLSEELEHVKDPIFFDRLFTYLSKPKTCPHGGIIPTHDNYREPSLIPISDFKPGDSLIIGRVMDDTSVLNYMSSINLTVGDTIHIVDIDHFNELIVFTINQSDKTFHISLKQAHLIFSSYT; encoded by the coding sequence ATGAAGAAATCATCGAGTAATAAAGAAGATTACCTAAAAGCGATTTATGAGAATAATGGTATTGATGAATTCGTTTCTAATAAAACCTTATCGCAACATTTAAATGTCTCACCTGCTTCAGTCACAGAAATGGTAGAAAAACTTCAAAGTGACGGCCTTTTAGAATATAAGCCTTATACTGGTGTCAAATTAACATTAAATGGTCTTAATCAAACCATTACAATCATCAGAAATCATCGAATTATCGAAACCTTTCTATATGACAAACTAGGCTATTCACTTCATGATTTGCACCATTTATCTGAAGAATTAGAACACGTTAAAGATCCTATCTTTTTTGATCGCTTATTTACATACTTAAGTAAACCAAAAACTTGCCCGCATGGTGGAATCATTCCAACACATGATAACTATCGAGAGCCTTCTTTAATACCTATTTCTGATTTTAAACCAGGTGATTCCTTAATAATTGGCCGCGTTATGGATGATACTTCCGTTTTAAATTATATGTCGTCAATTAACTTAACGGTAGGTGATACTATCCATATAGTAGATATTGATCATTTTAACGAATTGATTGTCTTTACAATTAATCAATCAGATAAAACATTTCATATTAGCCTAAAACAAGCACACTTGATTTTTTCTAGTTATACTTAA
- a CDS encoding arsenate reductase family protein, protein MVTFYWYPKCSTCKKAKVWLDEHAIDYKIINMIEEPPAKDLLITWMNDNDYPIRRFFNTSGIKYREQHLKDIVNEFTVEEAASRLTVDGMLIKRPIMLLANNQVLLGFKEKEYEEAFLN, encoded by the coding sequence ATGGTAACGTTTTATTGGTACCCAAAGTGTTCAACTTGCAAAAAAGCTAAAGTCTGGTTAGATGAGCACGCGATTGATTACAAGATAATTAATATGATAGAAGAACCACCAGCAAAAGATTTATTAATTACATGGATGAATGATAATGATTATCCTATTCGACGTTTCTTTAATACTAGTGGTATCAAATATCGGGAGCAGCATCTGAAAGATATTGTTAATGAATTTACTGTGGAAGAAGCGGCAAGTCGTTTGACAGTTGATGGTATGCTTATTAAGCGTCCGATTATGCTATTAGCCAATAATCAGGTATTACTTGGTTTTAAGGAAAAAGAATATGAGGAAGCATTTTTAAATTAG
- a CDS encoding glycine cleavage system protein H, whose protein sequence is MTDKNLWIKEEGDLIRVGLSEQAQDDLGKISFASFPKVGTIVELGDEVVELEAEKAVVEYESPVSGTVVEVNEAAQNQPSLLDEAKAWLFVVKP, encoded by the coding sequence ATGACTGATAAAAATTTATGGATTAAAGAAGAAGGAGACTTGATTAGAGTTGGTTTGTCTGAACAAGCACAAGATGATTTAGGAAAAATTAGTTTTGCTTCTTTTCCAAAAGTCGGTACAATTGTTGAATTAGGTGACGAAGTTGTTGAGCTAGAAGCTGAAAAAGCTGTAGTTGAATATGAATCACCTGTTTCGGGAACAGTCGTTGAGGTGAATGAGGCTGCACAAAATCAACCTAGTTTACTTGATGAAGCAAAGGCTTGGTTATTTGTAGTTAAACCTTAA
- a CDS encoding ISL3 family transposase codes for MNNHIKKMLRITDEHLYLTNTEEAKVKGKNSLIIFGIYSPMPSACKSCGSTVVDNEGKSVVVRNGKKEVTIRLDSYQNMPTVLKLKKQRFHCKNCSHNWTAQCSIVEKNCHISKFITLKILELLTEKISMTVISKQCQVSLTTVLRVLKSVESQLPQQLKPRSFPEVLMVDEFRSHASYEDKMNFICADGKTGELVDVLPSRKLEKIIPYFNRSSLEERRKVKFLVTDMNAAYFQLTKTVFPTAKLVIDRFHIVKHLNTAFNDLRVREMKTLVANKKNSEANKLKSNWKCLLKNQTTISISEFKTWRSFPSPKHPLLTESMMIDRLLSFSSNLKEAYDIFHLLMYHFRNKDDQSFFELLKDLPDSLDRQFRNKIDNLISYEEGIRNALKYNFSNGKIEAKNTHIKTLKRVSYGFNSFTNMRIRIFLINGLIKIK; via the coding sequence GTGAATAATCATATCAAAAAAATGCTACGAATTACAGATGAACATTTATATTTAACAAATACGGAGGAAGCTAAAGTTAAAGGAAAGAACTCTTTAATTATCTTTGGCATCTATTCTCCCATGCCTTCGGCTTGTAAATCCTGTGGGTCAACTGTTGTTGATAATGAAGGAAAAAGTGTGGTTGTTAGGAATGGAAAAAAAGAAGTAACTATTCGATTAGATTCTTATCAAAATATGCCTACTGTTTTAAAACTAAAGAAACAACGATTCCATTGTAAAAACTGTTCTCACAATTGGACCGCACAGTGTTCTATTGTTGAAAAAAATTGTCATATCAGTAAATTTATTACTTTGAAGATTTTAGAATTATTAACTGAGAAAATCTCTATGACAGTTATATCTAAACAATGCCAAGTTTCTTTAACTACAGTTTTAAGAGTTCTTAAGTCCGTTGAATCACAGCTCCCACAACAACTTAAACCTCGATCTTTTCCAGAAGTTTTAATGGTAGATGAGTTTAGATCTCACGCTAGTTATGAAGATAAAATGAACTTCATATGTGCTGATGGGAAAACAGGTGAATTAGTGGACGTTTTACCTAGTAGGAAATTAGAGAAAATCATTCCTTACTTTAATCGCTCTTCATTGGAGGAACGGAGAAAAGTTAAATTTTTAGTAACAGATATGAATGCAGCTTACTTTCAATTGACTAAAACAGTCTTTCCTACTGCTAAGCTAGTCATTGATCGATTTCATATTGTAAAGCATTTGAACACTGCTTTTAATGATTTGAGAGTACGAGAAATGAAGACATTAGTTGCCAACAAGAAAAATTCAGAAGCCAATAAATTAAAATCAAACTGGAAATGTCTTCTGAAAAATCAAACAACTATTTCCATTTCAGAATTCAAAACCTGGAGAAGCTTTCCTTCTCCAAAGCATCCTCTTTTAACGGAATCTATGATGATTGATCGACTACTTTCATTCTCTTCTAATCTAAAAGAAGCTTATGATATCTTTCATTTACTAATGTATCACTTTAGAAACAAAGATGACCAGTCATTTTTCGAACTATTGAAAGATTTACCCGATAGCTTGGATAGACAATTTAGAAATAAAATAGACAATCTGATTTCCTACGAGGAAGGTATTCGAAATGCCCTAAAATATAATTTTTCCAATGGAAAAATCGAAGCTAAGAACACTCATATAAAAACTCTTAAAAGAGTTTCCTACGGGTTCAACTCCTTTACGAATATGCGCATAAGAATTTTCTTGATAAACGGCCTTATTAAAATTAAATAA
- a CDS encoding flavodoxin — MTLAKIVYASMTGNTEEISEIIEDKLIDAGLEVEREECSDVESDFFDDADICIVATYTYGDGDLPYEIEDFFEDLADEELTDQIFGVVGSGDTEYGEYYCQSARDFVTQFEKAGATRGAELVCIEHNAEGEDLDLLQGFVDELVEKVNG, encoded by the coding sequence ATGACGTTGGCAAAAATAGTTTACGCAAGTATGACTGGTAATACAGAAGAGATTTCTGAAATTATAGAAGATAAATTAATTGATGCAGGTTTAGAAGTAGAGCGTGAAGAATGTTCAGATGTTGAATCAGATTTTTTTGATGATGCAGATATTTGTATTGTCGCAACTTATACATATGGCGATGGTGATTTACCGTATGAAATTGAAGACTTTTTTGAAGATTTAGCAGATGAAGAATTAACAGACCAAATTTTTGGCGTTGTGGGATCAGGTGATACAGAGTATGGTGAGTACTATTGCCAATCAGCACGTGATTTTGTGACTCAATTTGAAAAGGCCGGTGCTACAAGAGGTGCTGAATTAGTATGTATTGAACATAATGCTGAAGGTGAAGACCTCGATTTATTGCAAGGCTTTGTGGATGAATTAGTTGAAAAAGTCAATGGATAG
- the nifJ gene encoding pyruvate:ferredoxin (flavodoxin) oxidoreductase yields MTHKITMDGNTAAAYISYAFTEVTAVYPITPSSTMAEVVEEWSMKERPNLFGEVPKVISMQSEAGAAGAVHGSLKTGALTSTYTASQGLLLMIPNMYKIAGELLPTVFHVASRAVTTNALSIFGDHGDVMAARQTGFCMLAESSVQEVMDLSAVAHLASLKASLPFINFFDGFRTSHELQKIDVIQYADLEKLVDYDALKRFRLRGMTPNRPNVSGTAQNPDIHFQQRETINQYYDIVPDIVQEYMGKINQLRGTNYDLTTYYGSSEATEVIISMGSVSPTIRQTVDYLNQQGRKVGHLNIHLYRPFPTENMLAKLPETVERIAVLDRTKEPGSDGEPLLLDVQSALYRHPKRPIVIGGRYGLGSKDVPPVQIKAVFDHLSLPVEQLKFRFTVGITDDVTHLSLPVSGMLDLTPDTTFQAKFWGFGSDGTVGANKQAIKIIGNHTDLYAQGYFSYDSKKSGGLTISHLRFGPEPIESTYYIEQADFIGCHNASYIHKYDLIDSLKLGGTFILNTTWDKARVLRLLPKQLKKKLADKQAKFYIINALDIAQQVGLGRRINTVMSTAFFELTDLMEREQFIPYLKEEVAKAYGKKSEEVVQKNQAAIDLTGQHLIPVDIPEEWRTLTILEEEVDWTKPKYVREILEPVNRQEGDSLTVKNLLDNHMADGTIPSGTAAYEKRGIALEVPEWIPDACTMCNECAFVCPHAAIRPFLADDEEMIEAPEGFIVREMRGANGLMYRIQVSLEDCTGCGLCVEVCPAKEKALVMKPYEEQKEEAVNWAFAMTLKQKANPVKKKESIKGSQFEKPLIEFSGACSGCGETSYVKLLTQLYGDRLVMSNATGCSSIWGGSAPATPYTTNEDGQGPAWSNSLLEDNAEYGFGMYIANKTQRLALKQQIERILGQQTVSDSLQALLQDWIDHMFEGNGSRQRATKLESALLAEMEDNVSLYHLYEQRDLFVKPSQWMIGGDGWAYDIGFSGLDHVLASGEDVNLFVLDNEMYSNTGGQVSKATPTAAITKFTSSGKRTAKKDLGMMAMTYGHVYVAQVALNANPTQTIKAISEAEAYPGPSLIIGFVPCINHGIKGGMGQAIEFSKEAVESGYWPLYRYNPLLLEKGKEPMKIDSKRANFDRLPDFFKHQTRFSALTKVLATEQEVSRLLEQSADDTIEKNQRYKELSGK; encoded by the coding sequence ATGACACATAAAATAACTATGGATGGTAATACAGCTGCAGCTTATATTTCTTATGCATTTACAGAGGTTACAGCGGTTTATCCGATTACGCCGAGTTCAACAATGGCTGAAGTTGTTGAGGAATGGTCAATGAAAGAACGCCCCAATTTATTTGGTGAAGTTCCGAAAGTTATCAGTATGCAATCAGAAGCCGGTGCTGCTGGAGCCGTACATGGATCGTTAAAAACGGGTGCTTTAACCTCGACATATACCGCATCTCAGGGATTACTATTAATGATCCCTAATATGTACAAGATTGCTGGAGAACTATTACCGACAGTATTTCATGTTGCAAGTCGTGCAGTAACTACGAATGCACTAAGTATTTTTGGTGATCATGGAGATGTCATGGCAGCACGTCAAACGGGGTTCTGCATGTTGGCTGAGAGTTCCGTTCAAGAAGTCATGGATTTATCTGCAGTGGCGCATTTAGCAAGTTTAAAAGCAAGTCTACCATTTATCAATTTTTTTGATGGCTTCCGAACGAGTCATGAACTTCAAAAAATTGATGTCATTCAATATGCTGATTTAGAAAAATTAGTCGATTATGATGCTTTGAAACGCTTTAGGTTACGTGGTATGACACCAAATCGGCCGAACGTATCAGGTACGGCACAAAATCCTGATATTCATTTCCAACAGCGTGAAACGATTAATCAATACTATGATATTGTTCCAGATATTGTCCAAGAATATATGGGGAAGATTAATCAGTTACGTGGAACTAATTATGATTTGACAACGTATTATGGTTCAAGTGAGGCGACAGAAGTTATTATATCGATGGGATCAGTCTCACCAACAATTCGTCAAACTGTCGATTATTTGAATCAACAAGGACGTAAAGTGGGGCATCTTAATATTCATTTATATCGACCATTTCCAACTGAAAATATGTTAGCTAAATTACCAGAGACGGTTGAAAGAATTGCCGTATTGGACAGGACAAAAGAACCAGGCTCTGATGGTGAACCATTATTATTGGATGTTCAGAGTGCATTATATCGTCATCCTAAACGTCCAATTGTGATTGGTGGGCGATATGGCTTAGGCTCTAAAGACGTTCCTCCGGTTCAAATTAAAGCTGTTTTTGATCACTTATCCTTACCCGTTGAGCAATTAAAATTCCGATTCACAGTAGGAATTACAGATGATGTAACACATCTATCCTTACCAGTTTCGGGCATGCTTGACTTAACACCTGATACAACATTTCAAGCAAAATTTTGGGGATTTGGTTCGGATGGAACGGTTGGTGCTAATAAACAAGCTATTAAAATCATAGGGAACCACACTGATTTATATGCCCAAGGTTACTTCTCTTATGATTCTAAAAAATCTGGTGGATTAACAATTTCGCACTTGCGATTTGGCCCAGAGCCTATTGAATCAACCTATTATATTGAGCAAGCAGATTTTATTGGCTGTCATAATGCATCTTATATTCATAAATATGATTTGATTGATAGCTTAAAACTAGGTGGGACCTTCATATTAAACACTACTTGGGATAAAGCACGTGTGCTAAGACTTTTACCAAAACAGTTGAAAAAAAAGTTGGCGGATAAACAGGCTAAGTTTTATATTATTAATGCGCTTGATATCGCACAGCAAGTCGGCTTAGGACGTCGAATTAATACAGTTATGTCAACAGCCTTTTTTGAGTTGACAGATTTAATGGAAAGAGAGCAATTTATCCCTTATTTAAAAGAAGAAGTTGCAAAAGCCTATGGTAAAAAATCAGAAGAAGTTGTCCAAAAAAATCAAGCTGCTATCGATTTGACAGGCCAACATTTGATTCCTGTTGATATCCCAGAGGAATGGCGGACACTAACAATTCTAGAAGAGGAAGTCGACTGGACTAAACCAAAATATGTACGTGAAATCTTAGAGCCTGTTAATCGTCAAGAAGGCGATTCTTTAACTGTTAAGAATCTTTTAGATAATCACATGGCAGATGGCACTATCCCAAGTGGAACAGCAGCTTACGAAAAACGTGGGATTGCACTAGAAGTACCTGAATGGATACCAGATGCTTGTACAATGTGTAATGAATGTGCCTTTGTTTGTCCTCATGCAGCGATTCGACCATTTTTAGCGGATGATGAGGAGATGATAGAAGCACCAGAAGGATTTATTGTCCGTGAAATGCGTGGAGCAAATGGCTTAATGTATCGTATTCAAGTGTCGTTGGAGGATTGTACTGGTTGCGGTCTTTGTGTGGAAGTTTGTCCTGCTAAAGAAAAAGCATTAGTGATGAAACCGTATGAAGAACAAAAAGAAGAAGCAGTGAACTGGGCATTTGCCATGACTTTGAAACAAAAAGCAAATCCTGTAAAGAAAAAAGAAAGCATCAAAGGGTCACAATTTGAAAAACCGTTAATTGAATTTTCAGGTGCGTGCTCTGGTTGTGGTGAAACATCCTATGTTAAGTTATTAACGCAACTTTACGGTGATAGACTTGTCATGTCGAATGCTACCGGTTGTTCGTCAATTTGGGGTGGTTCAGCACCAGCAACACCTTATACGACAAACGAAGATGGCCAGGGACCAGCATGGAGTAATTCATTACTTGAAGATAATGCAGAATATGGCTTTGGTATGTATATTGCGAATAAAACACAAAGGTTAGCACTTAAGCAACAGATTGAAAGAATTTTAGGGCAACAGACTGTTTCTGATAGTTTACAAGCATTACTTCAGGATTGGATTGATCATATGTTTGAAGGAAATGGTTCACGCCAACGTGCAACGAAACTTGAATCAGCTTTGTTAGCCGAGATGGAAGATAATGTTAGTTTATATCATCTCTATGAGCAACGAGATTTATTTGTTAAACCTAGTCAATGGATGATTGGTGGTGATGGTTGGGCCTATGATATTGGTTTTAGTGGACTTGACCATGTTTTAGCAAGTGGTGAGGATGTTAATTTATTTGTTTTAGATAATGAAATGTACTCTAATACAGGTGGTCAGGTATCAAAAGCAACACCAACAGCAGCAATTACTAAATTTACGTCTTCTGGTAAACGGACAGCGAAAAAGGATTTAGGTATGATGGCAATGACTTATGGTCACGTATACGTTGCGCAAGTTGCACTAAATGCTAATCCAACACAAACAATTAAAGCCATTTCTGAGGCTGAAGCTTATCCTGGTCCATCATTAATTATTGGATTTGTTCCATGTATTAACCATGGGATTAAAGGTGGTATGGGTCAGGCAATTGAATTTTCAAAAGAAGCTGTAGAATCAGGGTACTGGCCATTGTATCGTTACAATCCGTTATTATTAGAAAAAGGTAAAGAGCCAATGAAGATTGATTCAAAACGAGCAAATTTTGATCGTCTACCAGATTTCTTTAAACATCAAACTCGTTTTTCAGCATTAACTAAGGTTTTAGCAACAGAACAAGAAGTATCAAGATTATTAGAACAATCTGCTGATGATACGATTGAAAAAAATCAGCGCTATAAAGAGTTATCAGGTAAATAA
- a CDS encoding GGDEF domain-containing protein — protein MRYLPIFFSVIYGAPLIGTVAAFVVVTFKTIEYILLGASISLYLNNFLFTLFILWISYILYKKDLPIKITSQLFLGYVLLARFLIFSFIFYPVWTMSLSVNMAMYLVVFSSIFLITSWIVHAVIEFFKKLTLYKTSATYDKLTNFYNKEAFMILFEHSFNSLIEQNRTFSLAIIDIDNFKVVNDTYGHLTGDQLLKKIATVIKSLVNHQDIQCFRIGGDELALIFNYDTPSAFLSPSDYCRKIVKELEGTPLIIDNVIIPITLSIGIVTTYHTETEEITTYQADDIFKLADKQLYLAKNKGKNTVEHTIVKI, from the coding sequence GTGAGATATTTACCAATTTTCTTTTCAGTCATATATGGGGCACCATTAATTGGTACAGTCGCAGCATTTGTTGTTGTAACATTTAAAACAATCGAATATATATTACTTGGAGCATCCATTTCTTTATATTTAAACAACTTTTTATTCACTTTATTTATTTTATGGATTAGCTATATCTTGTATAAAAAAGATTTACCGATTAAAATAACTTCTCAACTATTCCTTGGCTATGTGCTATTAGCTCGTTTTTTAATCTTTTCCTTTATTTTCTATCCAGTTTGGACAATGTCTCTAAGCGTTAATATGGCAATGTATCTAGTAGTCTTTTCAAGTATTTTTTTAATCACTTCTTGGATTGTTCATGCTGTCATCGAATTTTTTAAAAAACTTACTCTTTACAAGACTTCTGCGACATATGACAAGCTTACAAATTTCTATAATAAAGAAGCTTTCATGATTCTATTTGAACATTCCTTTAATAGCTTAATTGAACAAAACCGGACATTTTCTTTAGCTATTATAGATATTGATAATTTTAAAGTGGTGAATGACACTTATGGCCATCTTACTGGCGACCAACTGCTAAAAAAAATTGCAACTGTCATTAAATCATTAGTCAACCACCAAGATATTCAGTGCTTTAGGATTGGTGGAGATGAGCTGGCACTCATTTTTAACTATGATACACCTTCCGCTTTTTTATCGCCTTCAGATTATTGTCGAAAAATTGTGAAAGAGTTAGAAGGCACTCCTTTAATTATCGACAACGTAATAATACCGATTACTTTATCCATTGGTATTGTTACAACTTATCATACTGAAACTGAAGAAATAACAACTTATCAAGCAGATGATATTTTTAAATTAGCCGATAAACAACTGTATCTAGCGAAAAATAAAGGTAAAAATACCGTAGAACATACTATTGTCAAAATTTAA
- a CDS encoding helix-turn-helix domain-containing protein yields MRELLDLPTQRRLKIIEQLNEMSDWISSNELAQKNNASLRTINNDVSYLKDNWYPHLLIETSKKNGVRLKTLPSSHIRLVYSHVLKNSDAFRLLDAIFFDTTKSIEKWGETLFISESSLYRIINDLSTSLNHFDLTLEKKPCRIVGQSELTVRFFFTSFFREAYSITDWPFPTNREKIITFALSILDTLNLSCDENQVMKLANLINISLIRIKQGFYNDSHTYNSELTEQYANVLLKNKIPLEEIVNDLELTCDENLLNDLIHSIFYYRHNWTSDSEKVTVIKAIRHLIKTLRDIFDLTLSNLVADQIEDYLKYLYLYHKVYPYRNFIIFDHYYHGGTTIKENLPFFDDVVAKLLLRMERETHFPWYSHYRYVVLYGLMIKWENLSELLEEKKLKAKVLVMSDLGKDHRDFLIKTIQKNFYNKVTLYGYDDLVIFLNQTSIDQFNDYDLIITNFNTILLPVNKLLVIDDVPSNQDWANIRHAVNKFFTLSPRMTADIQIFEEDQ; encoded by the coding sequence ATGCGAGAATTACTTGATCTTCCAACACAAAGGCGTTTAAAAATCATTGAACAACTAAATGAAATGTCTGATTGGATTAGCTCAAATGAATTAGCTCAAAAAAATAATGCATCTTTACGAACCATTAATAATGATGTTAGTTATTTAAAAGATAATTGGTATCCACATTTACTCATCGAAACATCTAAAAAAAATGGGGTTCGTTTAAAAACTTTACCCAGTAGTCATATTCGTTTGGTATACAGCCATGTATTAAAAAACTCTGATGCTTTTAGACTTTTAGATGCTATTTTCTTTGATACGACTAAAAGTATTGAAAAATGGGGAGAAACCTTATTTATCAGTGAATCATCACTTTATCGGATAATTAATGATTTATCCACTTCATTAAATCATTTTGATTTAACTTTAGAAAAAAAACCCTGTCGCATCGTTGGACAAAGCGAATTGACTGTTCGTTTCTTTTTTACAAGTTTTTTTAGAGAAGCGTATTCAATAACGGATTGGCCATTTCCTACTAACCGCGAAAAAATCATCACGTTTGCCTTATCAATTTTAGACACCTTAAATCTTAGCTGTGACGAAAATCAAGTCATGAAACTCGCTAATTTAATTAATATTAGTCTCATACGAATCAAACAAGGCTTTTATAATGACTCTCACACTTATAATTCTGAATTAACTGAACAGTATGCCAATGTTTTATTAAAAAACAAGATACCTTTAGAAGAAATCGTAAATGATTTAGAATTAACATGTGATGAAAACTTACTGAACGATTTAATTCACTCTATTTTTTATTATCGTCATAATTGGACAAGCGATTCTGAAAAAGTAACTGTGATAAAAGCAATTCGTCACTTAATCAAAACCTTACGTGATATCTTTGATCTTACCTTAAGCAACCTAGTAGCCGATCAAATCGAAGATTATTTAAAATATTTATATCTCTATCATAAAGTGTATCCATATCGCAACTTTATTATTTTTGACCACTACTACCATGGTGGAACAACAATCAAAGAAAATTTACCTTTCTTTGATGATGTTGTAGCGAAACTATTACTTCGGATGGAGCGTGAAACTCATTTTCCTTGGTATAGTCACTATCGTTATGTTGTTTTATATGGATTGATGATAAAATGGGAGAATTTATCTGAATTACTTGAAGAAAAAAAATTAAAGGCCAAAGTATTAGTCATGAGTGATTTAGGTAAGGATCATCGCGACTTTCTGATTAAAACAATCCAAAAAAACTTTTATAATAAAGTTACTTTATATGGCTATGATGACTTAGTTATCTTTTTAAATCAAACATCAATTGATCAATTTAATGATTACGATTTAATTATTACTAATTTCAATACTATTTTACTGCCAGTCAACAAACTGTTAGTCATTGATGATGTCCCGTCCAATCAAGATTGGGCTAATATTCGTCATGCTGTTAATAAATTTTTTACATTAAGCCCTAGAATGACTGCTGACATCCAAATATTCGAAGAGGATCAATAA
- a CDS encoding zinc metallopeptidase, whose amino-acid sequence MPYYMFDRTYILIIIGVVISMIAPSYVNSTYRRFSKSMNRKGYTASDVASMILSDAGIRDVGVQKISGDLTDNYNSKTKRLSLSETVADSQSVAAIGVAAHECGHAIQDQQNYFPLKLRIAMVPVVNFGAQISIPLILIGAIFFSSLPILVNIGIICFALTFLFQIVTLPVEFNASRRALAILADNQILDQDELKMARKVLVAASFTYVAAAIASLLQLLRLVLIFGNRRDN is encoded by the coding sequence ATGCCATATTATATGTTTGACCGTACGTATATTTTAATTATCATTGGTGTGGTTATTTCAATGATTGCGCCTAGTTATGTTAATAGTACATATCGTCGCTTTTCCAAGTCAATGAACCGAAAGGGTTATACTGCAAGTGACGTCGCTTCGATGATTTTAAGCGATGCTGGTATTCGAGATGTCGGTGTACAAAAAATTAGTGGAGATTTGACAGATAATTACAACTCAAAAACGAAGCGTCTCAGTCTATCGGAGACAGTCGCAGACTCCCAATCAGTCGCAGCAATTGGTGTAGCTGCTCATGAGTGTGGTCATGCGATTCAAGACCAACAAAACTACTTTCCTTTGAAACTAAGAATTGCCATGGTTCCAGTTGTTAACTTTGGGGCACAGATTTCGATACCGTTAATTTTAATTGGTGCCATTTTTTTCAGTAGTTTACCAATTCTAGTTAATATTGGTATTATCTGTTTTGCGTTAACTTTCCTATTTCAAATTGTTACGTTACCTGTAGAATTTAATGCTTCAAGGCGTGCGTTAGCTATTTTAGCCGATAATCAAATTCTAGATCAAGATGAGCTTAAAATGGCTCGTAAAGTGCTAGTAGCTGCATCATTCACCTATGTTGCTGCTGCGATTGCTTCACTTTTACAGTTACTACGTTTAGTATTAATTTTTGGTAATCGTCGTGATAATTAG
- a CDS encoding helix-turn-helix domain-containing protein — protein MNLEQLKTIYPQHLITLEATDMTDYLSIPIEHQWFHIPLKDLSKSEIKLLHSLSPDAHQTNVLEIHSWYRFLFQHEHIMPEDTAYRIIQVKLHQKSDDANDWLTHFANLFNAIEDYFFINETEALLIEKNSTIHYELSDIEGMILTLQSDFSVKPNVFIGNFHQKNDTFRNFFIEEQTIFTQYQQKESTIFSFQTIALNYLTSNSITQSFTMQALKQTLQLDDDLTTIVKTLWQEKGNLTSTAKKLYIHRNTLQYRLDKFYERTGLSLKNMDDLAICYVLLT, from the coding sequence ATGAATTTAGAACAATTAAAAACGATTTATCCACAACATTTGATTACTCTTGAAGCAACCGACATGACCGATTATCTGTCCATTCCAATCGAACATCAATGGTTTCATATTCCTTTAAAAGACTTGTCCAAGTCAGAGATTAAGTTACTTCATTCGCTAAGTCCTGACGCACACCAAACTAATGTTTTAGAGATACATTCATGGTACCGTTTTTTATTTCAACACGAACATATTATGCCTGAAGATACAGCTTACCGAATCATTCAAGTTAAGTTACATCAAAAAAGTGATGATGCAAATGATTGGTTAACACATTTTGCTAATCTTTTTAACGCGATTGAGGACTATTTTTTCATCAATGAAACTGAAGCACTTTTGATTGAAAAAAATTCGACTATTCATTATGAACTATCTGATATTGAAGGTATGATCTTAACATTGCAAAGTGATTTTTCTGTTAAACCAAATGTCTTCATTGGAAATTTCCACCAAAAAAATGATACATTTCGTAATTTTTTTATTGAGGAACAAACAATTTTTACTCAATACCAACAAAAAGAATCTACCATTTTTTCATTTCAAACCATTGCTTTAAACTATCTTACGAGTAACAGTATTACCCAAAGCTTTACAATGCAAGCATTAAAGCAAACGTTACAATTAGATGATGATTTAACTACCATCGTTAAAACATTGTGGCAAGAAAAAGGAAATTTGACCTCAACAGCAAAAAAACTGTACATTCATCGAAATACCTTGCAATATCGCTTAGATAAATTCTATGAACGTACAGGCCTATCCTTAAAAAATATGGATGATTTAGCAATCTGTTATGTTTTACTTACCTAA